In a genomic window of Passer domesticus isolate bPasDom1 chromosome 3, bPasDom1.hap1, whole genome shotgun sequence:
- the SLC35F6 gene encoding solute carrier family 35 member F6 isoform X3 produces the protein MFLGELSCLPVFHLLLLRDRRRAAPTPAPSPSRPFHPLLFLPPALCDMAGTSIMYVALNMTSASSFQMLRGSLIIFTGLLSVAFLGRRLEWSHWSGILLTILGLALVGLADLRGSGGTEHGLADVITGDLLILLAQGIVSIQMVLEEKFIFSHDVHPLRAVGTEGLFGFSILALLLAPLSFIPAGRLSGNPRGALEDPADAWCQIRRDPRILAPLLANVGSISFFNFAGLSVTRELSATTRTVLDSLRTLLVWALSLALSWERFHALQIPGFALLLAGAALYNGLHRALHGAGNNGDTGNNNGDSGNSGDSGQEREALLGGDGDGDNSQG, from the exons ATGTTCCTGGGGGAGCTTTCCTGCCTCCCGGTGTTccacctgctgctcctgcgggaTCGGCGCCGCGCGGCTCCCACCCCGGCCCCGTCCCCATCCCGACCCTTCCACCCGCTGCTGTTCCTGCCCCCGGCCCTGTGCGACATGGCGGGCACCAGCATCATGTACGTGG CGTTGAACATGACCAGCGCCTCCAGCTTCCAGATGCTGCGGGGCTCCCTCATCATCTTCACCGGGCTCCTGTCCGTGGCGTTCCTGGGCCGGCGGCTGGAGTGGAGCCACTGGTCGGGAATTCTGCTCACCATCCTGGGGCTGGCGCTGGTGGGGCTGGCGGATCTGCGCGGCAGCGGCGGCACCGAGCACGGGCTGGCCGACGTCATCACGG gTGACCTCCTGATCCTGCTGGCCCAAGGCATCGTGTCCATCCAGatggtgctggaggagaaatTCATCTTCAGCCACGACGTCCACCCGCTGCGCGCCGTGGGCACCGAAG GTCTCTTCGGCTTCTCCATcctggcgctgctgctggcGCCGCTGTCCTTCATCCCGGCGGGCCGGCTCTCCGGGAACCCGCGCGGCGCGCTGGAGGATCCCGCGGACGCCTGGTGCCAGATCCGCCGGGATCCCCGGATCCTGGCGCCGCTGCTGGCCAACGTGGGCAGCATCTCCTTCTTCAACTTCGCGGGGCTCAGCGTGACGCGGGAGCTGAGCGCGACCACGCGCACGGTGCTGGACAGCCTGCGCACGCTGCTGGTCTGGGCGCTCAGCCTGGCGCTCAGCTGGGAGCGCTTCCATGCCCTCCAAATCCCGGGGTTCGCCCTGCTCCTGGCCGGAGCCGCGCTCTACAACGGCCTGCACCGCGCCCTGCACGGCGCCGGGAATAACGGGGACACCGGGAATAATAACGGGGACAGCGGGAATAGCGGGGACAGCGGCCAGGAGAGGGAAGCGCtgctgggaggggatggggacggTGACAACAGCCAGGGATGA